AACCCAGACTGATTCTCACGGACGGCACCACCCTGTGGATCCATTCCCCCCTTGAAAAAGAAGTGCTCACAGGTGCGGCAGAACCTTACTTCGGCAAGGGCAAGGGAGGCCGCTTTCTTTCTGACATGTCCTCTCTGCGTGAGGATTTTACCTACACCCGCATTTCTGAACCGGGCATCCGCCCTGTCCGGATCCGCTTTCTGCCCAACAATCCGGAACCGGGCCTTACGGAACTTTTCATTGAAGCAGAAGAATCCACAGGTCTCATTACGGGCATAGAAACCGTCAATGCCTATGGAGATGTCACACGCATCCGCTTTTTTGGTGAAGAGCACCATACCGGATGTAAAGAAGCCATGTTTCATTTTGTCATTCCGGAAGGAAACCGCCAGTTTGAACTGGGAGAACCATGAACCCACCCGGAGCTTCTTTTAAAACAATCCCAAAGAAACCTTGGAAAGCGTTTCCTTTTACAGGAAATAACAGGACAAAAAAAGGAAACTTTTCGTATAAAATTCACTTCCATAAGAAAACAACAGGATTGCTCACATGAAAGATATCATTCGTCAGCTTGCCAGAAAGAAAAATGCCATTATTCTGGCCCATAACTATGTGCCGTCAGACATTCAGGATGTTGCCGATCTTTGTGGAGATTCTCTGGAACTGAGCCTGAAGGC
This window of the Desulfobotulus pelophilus genome carries:
- a CDS encoding outer membrane lipoprotein carrier protein LolA; the encoded protein is MLRSVLVLLLLFTFTGPALAGEKTVQAMEARYQGLCFSARFHQISVLSAMNISEKAEGRVIFAHPGRMRWEYETPEPRLILTDGTTLWIHSPLEKEVLTGAAEPYFGKGKGGRFLSDMSSLREDFTYTRISEPGIRPVRIRFLPNNPEPGLTELFIEAEESTGLITGIETVNAYGDVTRIRFFGEEHHTGCKEAMFHFVIPEGNRQFELGEP